The Naumovozyma dairenensis CBS 421 chromosome 8, complete genome genomic sequence CCGATAGCACCTTGGAAAACACCGTCAGCCATTGTTCAAAATTGGGTTGAGTTGGTTGGTTGGTTACTTGTAGTGAAGATTAAAAGAGCActatttaataatgataaatggACCCTTTATAGGtaataatctttaaatattaaaaaaattcgATGAgatctaattttttttttttccattaagaaaatttttcatttttcatttcctCGAGGCTTAAGCGTGGGGCGTGGGTTTTCGGAATTTGTTGGCGGCTAAATGTAAGAATATACCATATAAGGTAATCACTCTTTTTCTCATGATAATACAAGATATACAACTCTTGAATGtatgttttcttctcaaataataatttagacAATGCAACGGTATGGTCTGTCAAATATATGAATACGTTTTTCtatgttttctttctatACAAGGTGGCCTATTTCTTGACCCTCTTAGCCAATTTTTCTCGTAAATGAAGGGCCAGatgatatataaatatatattgatcCTTAATTTGAACCATTTTCATACGCTGGGATCTTAGCTGAAGAACTATTTGTTCAATTAAGTCCCTCTTATATTGCTTTACCTCGAGAATAGTATTTTCTTGTGCTTGAAAATCCAAAGTATCATGTATAAGATGATCTAATGCAATGAAAGTCCCTGTTCTACCAACTCCAGCGGAACAATGAACAATTATTGGATTCCCACCTGAATTCAAACTATGAGAATGATTACAAAGTTTCATTATGGGTATAACTTCTTCTGGTTTACTCATATCTCTCCATTTATcgaaataaaaatgatgcACAAGTTTTGGTGGGCCCAACTTTGGGTTTGTTGGcttcaaattcaaagtGGTTAAAGTATAGTTATCATCGTGTTTTTCACTCGTTATATACTCTATTTGTAATTCTGAAAAAAATGTCGAAGTGGTATTAGGCCTATTCTTGTCACCTCCGGGACATTGAATCCTTGGTGCCACTTTAATTACATCAGATTGTCCACCCATGGGCCAATATGGGTAACATTTCTCCCTACCATGTTCCTTTAACGGTGTCACCATAACAATGACGATGTTTTCATTGGGACATTCTCGGTAGCACATTTGCCAAAATTGTTGCCAAGTATATTTAGTAGGACCTTGGGTAGATATATAATGCCCCGGATTTATACTTTGTTGCGGGATATCGACTTTAATATAAGATGCATTGATATAATCGTTACCATTTACTACATCAAGTGCGACCCTATTTCGTTCGTAGGGCATAATATTGACATATCTATTCCTAAGGTCATTTTCCTCGAGAACACTTATACCGAGAGACCATCGCGAATCTGCTGTACCGTTAGTTGCTTCCCTTAatctttcatcttcttgatattgaatgaatttgaatttttctaTCAATTCTTTGTCAGTTTGTTTCAAATACCAAGGAATCTTATTGTCTTGTTccattctttttttgtGTGTAAACCTCGAGCAAAACGTATCACAGGAGGAGCAGCGAATACCGAAGCAAGTGCTCTAACTGGTAAGAATTCATTGTTCCTGATCAAATATGTCCCTTTCGTTACGATACCTATTGCTCATTGCATGTTAACAGTTCCAGTTCCAATTCCAGTTTCCAATTGCTGTGTAGTAATAATTTGCTATATTCACAGACACCGGGTAATACGTATTTACACTtgtgaaaaaataaaaacgGTATACCCTTAATATTATCTACTAGGTAAATTACATATGAAGGGAAGGTCGGTTGAGTGGTGAATCGGTAAGAGAGATACCATATATATGTATCAAAATGCTATAACCTAGAGGGGGAGAATCAAAAGAAGCTCGTGTTTAGATAAACCTTTGTgaaaatttgttttttgcTTTGTTCCTTAGAAGCTAGTTGTCcctttaaaaaaaaatacatcCTAATATGTCCAGGGACTTCCCCAATTCAAGTAGGATACCGAATCCTAACTTGTTGAGACCTGATATAGGCATTTCCAAAGGATCT encodes the following:
- the PTP1 gene encoding tyrosine protein phosphatase PTP1 (similar to Saccharomyces cerevisiae PTP1 (YDL230W); ancestral locus Anc_2.39), whose product is MEQDNKIPWYLKQTDKELIEKFKFIQYQEDERLREATNGTADSRWSLGISVLEENDLRNRYVNIMPYERNRVALDVVNGNDYINASYIKVDIPQQSINPGHYISTQGPTKYTWQQFWQMCYRECPNENIVIVMVTPLKEHGREKCYPYWPMGGQSDVIKVAPRIQCPGGDKNRPNTTSTFFSELQIEYITSEKHDDNYTLTTLNLKPTNPKLGPPKLVHHFYFDKWRDMSKPEEVIPIMKLCNHSHSLNSGGNPIIVHCSAGVGRTGTFIALDHLIHDTLDFQAQENTILEVKQYKRDLIEQIVLQLRSQRMKMVQIKDQYIFIYHLALHLREKLAKRVKK